In Tolypothrix sp. NIES-4075, the following proteins share a genomic window:
- a CDS encoding helix-turn-helix domain-containing protein: protein MCRVLKLEIKETQVELLELLRQQKTGFGKERIQALYLLKTRQVETVQHLAVVLGRGRITVQRWLRLYRDGGLNHLLEQRKSPGRTKTIPLEVRSLIKQELSEPEGFKSYEEVQTWLLASEGIKASYKVVHEVVRYKLKAKLKAPRPRSIKQHKGIEEDFKKNFRHG, encoded by the coding sequence ATGTGTCGGGTTCTTAAATTAGAGATAAAAGAAACGCAGGTAGAACTACTAGAGTTGTTGAGGCAGCAAAAAACTGGGTTTGGGAAAGAACGAATTCAAGCTTTGTATTTACTCAAAACTCGGCAAGTAGAAACGGTACAACACTTAGCAGTGGTACTGGGAAGAGGTCGGATAACGGTACAAAGATGGCTCCGGCTTTACAGAGATGGAGGATTAAACCACCTACTCGAACAAAGAAAGAGTCCGGGACGGACAAAAACCATACCACTTGAGGTGCGATCGCTAATTAAACAAGAATTGTCTGAGCCAGAAGGATTTAAAAGCTACGAGGAAGTCCAGACCTGGCTTTTAGCGTCTGAAGGAATCAAAGCATCTTACAAGGTTGTGCATGAAGTTGTCCGTTACAAACTAAAAGCGAAATTAAAAGCACCGCGCCCACGTAGCATAAAACAACACAAGGGCATAGAGGAAGACTTTAAAAAAAACTTCCGGCATGGCTAA
- a CDS encoding YcjF family protein, translated as MKDKSQTEIEVKNCVNSPQSASEIEIKPQTSVEEDTPSVLESFAKSVGGAVGTAVGVGSASVEIAVGLGEVAAKQTHKLIEQATHTAGEVVTHLGENWLIRKLAGVLNLNWLIGVSDKVDLAKAEAEVKHLQQQHPQESPSQIAHRIMLDKATKAGGIGLATSIIPGEALALFAVDLAATTQLQSEMLYQIASVYGLDLKDPARKGEVLAIFGLAFGGSRLLKAAGLGLLRNVPFAGAVIGASSNATMIYSLGYAACRFYEAKLDESTSLTSEETLTELKKQSENYLEKAIAQEAIMDQILVHMILASHPDRTWDEILPQLQTLNFSPTSIDAIAQNIKSPQPLDTLLNQLNRDFAVPLLAQCYRIAQLNNKTTLEEARVIKAIGSKFNIDVKR; from the coding sequence ATGAAAGACAAATCTCAAACAGAAATCGAGGTGAAAAATTGCGTTAATTCACCGCAATCAGCTTCAGAAATAGAAATTAAGCCGCAAACTTCAGTAGAAGAAGATACACCATCTGTATTAGAATCGTTTGCTAAGTCTGTAGGTGGTGCAGTTGGAACCGCAGTTGGGGTAGGATCGGCATCTGTAGAAATAGCAGTAGGCTTGGGAGAAGTAGCTGCAAAACAAACACACAAGCTAATCGAACAAGCAACTCACACAGCTGGAGAGGTAGTTACTCATCTTGGTGAAAACTGGCTAATTAGAAAACTAGCTGGAGTTTTAAATCTCAATTGGCTGATTGGTGTGAGTGACAAAGTTGATTTAGCAAAAGCCGAAGCTGAAGTAAAACACCTACAGCAACAACATCCTCAAGAATCACCCAGCCAAATTGCCCATCGGATTATGCTGGATAAAGCAACTAAAGCAGGGGGAATTGGGTTAGCAACCAGTATTATACCAGGTGAAGCGTTGGCGTTGTTTGCAGTTGATTTGGCAGCAACAACGCAATTACAGTCAGAAATGCTTTATCAAATTGCATCTGTCTATGGGCTGGATTTAAAAGATCCGGCACGGAAAGGTGAAGTTTTAGCGATTTTTGGTTTAGCTTTTGGTGGTAGTCGTCTTTTAAAAGCAGCGGGATTAGGTTTGCTGCGAAATGTACCTTTTGCGGGTGCGGTGATTGGTGCTAGTTCTAATGCGACGATGATATATTCATTGGGATATGCAGCTTGTCGATTTTATGAAGCCAAGCTGGATGAATCAACTTCGTTGACTTCGGAAGAAACACTTACAGAGTTAAAGAAACAAAGCGAAAATTATTTAGAAAAAGCGATCGCTCAAGAAGCGATTATGGATCAAATTCTCGTTCACATGATCCTCGCAAGTCATCCAGATCGAACTTGGGATGAAATTTTACCACAGTTGCAAACATTAAACTTCAGTCCCACATCAATAGATGCGATCGCCCAAAACATCAAATCACCCCAACCTTTAGATACACTACTCAATCAACTCAACCGCGATTTTGCAGTACCTTTGCTAGCTCAATGTTATAGAATAGCCCAACTCAACAACAAAACGACATTAGAAGAAGCAAGAGTGATTAAAGCGATCGGCTCTAAATTTAATATTGATGTTAAAAGGTAG